The genomic DNA TCCTGGGGCAGGACATGGATGACCTCGCGGTCGAGCGGAATCGCCACGGCCTTGGCCGCGTCGATGACGCGCGCGATGTCCGGCTCGCGCACTTCCTTGTCCTTCACCGCGACGATTCCCTGGGAGTTGAAGCCCTTGATGTGGCCCCCGGCGATGCCGGTGTACACGTGGGAGATCTCGGCGCCGGCCATGAGCTCGGCCTCCTCCACCGCGCGGCGGATGGAGGACACGGTCGCCTCGATGTTGACCACCACGCCCTTGCGAAGACCCTTCGACGGATGAGTCCCGATGCCGATGATGTCGATCCCATTGTCGGTCAGCTCCCCGACGATGGCGCAGATCTTCGTCGTGCCGATATCGAGGCCGACGATGATCTCCCCGGACTTCTGCTTCGCCATGACTGCCCTCCCAGGCCCCCCACTTTCGTGAAAGGGGCGCGATCTCCTACTGCGCCGAGGCCCCGGTCCTCTCGGAGACGGGGCTCGAAAGCTTCACCGCCACCCAGCCGGGACGCGCCCGGTTCTCCAGGTGGATGACGTCCGCGGCCAGGCCACGGCTCTTCAATTCGTCGCGCACACGCGCGAGCCTCTTCAACTTGGCGTCCGTCTCGCCCTGCCCCAACAACACTTCCGTCCCGTCCGCCAATACCAGCACCATGCCCTCGGGCACGACGCGCACTTCGCTCAACCGGTCGCGCTTGCCCGGCTGCGTGGCCGCGTAGGCGCGCAGCACGGCCAGCGCCTCACGCAGGCGCTCGCGCGTGCGGGACTCGTCCGACAGGTACGCCTCCCGCTCCATGCCGGTGATGAGCACCAGGTCCAGTCCATCCCCGGGCTGCAGCCGCTTGAAGGGCTCGGCGTCCTCGTCCAGCAGGTACAGGTCGCTGAGCACCGCGAGCGCCGCCGGGACGTGCTCGGACACCTCCACGGACACACTGGAGGGGAAGTGCCGCCGCACCTTCACGTCGCGCACCCAGGGATGGGTGTCCATGGCGCGCTCGAGCGCCGCCACGTCCAGGGACCACAGGTTCTGCCCCACCGTCAGCCCGGACAGCTTGAGCAGCTCGCCCGCGTGCGCCCGCTGCAACCCGCTGAAGGACGTCTCCTTCAAGAGGAAGAAGGGCGAGGTGAGCGCCCAGTGCCGCAGCTCGATGGAGCCCCAGACGAGGGCACATGTCAGACCGGTCAGGAGAATGGCCTTGGCGAGTCCGGGCCCATGCGTCCGCACGGCGCCCTTCATCGCCTCCTTCTTCTGAGCGACGTCCTGGTGACGCCGATTCTTGGGCTGACCGAATGCCATGGTGTGGGTCGGCGCATGCTGCGCGCGGTTGGATCTCCATGCCAGTTTTTCGCTACAGACACGTCGCTGTAGTCCGGCGCCCTTCGTGCAAGGGCCCGGCGCGTTCAATTCTTCGATGGGATGAACTCAGGCCTTGACAGAGGCCCCTTGCAGCAGGCGCTCACACAGTCCGGGGAAGTCGATGCCCCGGCCCGCGGCGATCTTCGGCAGCAGGCTGGACTCGGTCATTCCCGGCAACGTGTTGGTCTCCAGCAGGTAGACGTCTCCCGAGGGAGTCAGGATGACGTCCGAGCGGGAGCCTCCACTGCACCCCAGGGCGCGGTGGGCACCCAGGCACACGTCGTTCACGCGCGCGTACTGCTCGGGCGGCAGGGGCGCGGGGAAGAGGTACCGGGTGGTCCCTCCCGACTGGTACTTGGCCTCGTAGTCGTAGAACTCGCGCGCGGCGACCACCTCGATGACGCCCAGGGCCTCGTCGTCCAGGACGCCGCCCTGCACCTCGCGGCCCTTGATGTACTGCTCCACCAGGAGGGTGCCCGCGCGTCCGGCCGCGTCCTCCACGGCGGCGAGGTAGGCCTCGCGCGTCTTGCACAGGTGGACGCCCACGCTGCTGCCCTCGCGGGAGGGCTTGACCACCACCGGCAGGCCGAAGGGGAGCGAGTCCACGGCGGCCAGGGCCTCTTCCTTCGAGGAGAAGGCGCGGTAGGGAGGCGTGGGGATGCCGTGGGCGACGAAGATCTGCTTGGCGAAGACCTTGTCCATGGCCAGGGACGAGGCCAGCACGCCGCTGCCCGTGTAGGGGATGGCGAGACACTCGAGCAGACCCTGGACGCAGCCGTCCTCGCCAAAGCGGCCATGCAGGGCGATGAAGGCGACCTCCACCTTCTCCGCCACGAGCCGCGCGGCCAGGTCGCGGCCCACGTCGATCTCCACCACGTCATAGCCGAGCCCCCGCAGGGCCTTGGCCACGGCGGCCCCGGAGCGCAACGACACTTCGCGCTCGGAGGACAGACCTCCGAGCAACACACCGACCCGCTTCCGCTTCAGCTCATCCTTGGACAGGGTGCTCATGGCAGGAAGACTCCCACGCGCTTGACTTCGGGTTGTAACTCGACGCCCCGCTCCTCCTTCACGCGCGTTCGCATGAGGGTGAGAAGAGAGAGGACATCGTGGGCGGAGGCTCCGCCCAGGTTGACGATCCAGTTGGCGTGCAGCGGAGAGACCTGCGCACGGCCGATGATGTAACCCTTGAGGTGAACACTCTCGATGAGCCGCCCGGCGAAATCCCCCGGCGGATTGGTGAAGACACTGCCGAAGTTGGGCTGGCTCAGCGGCTGGGAGCGCTTGCGGTAGGCGAGGTCCTCGTCCATCACCTTCTTGGAGGCCACGAGGTCCCCCTTGGGCAGGAGGAAGCGCACGCGCGTCACCACGCCGCCCGGGGGCAGGTCCGAGTGCCGGTAGCGGTGGGGAATCTCCGCCTTGGAGAGCCACCCCACCCCCTCCGCGGTGGCCACCTCGACGGCCTCCACCACGCGGAAGCACTCGCCGTTCTTGGTGCCCGCGTTCATGGTGACCGCGCCGCCGAGCGTGCCCGGAATCCCGGCGAGGAATTCCGCGCCCACGAGCCCGTGCGCACGCATCTGGTTGCACAGCCGCACGATGGCCGCGCCCGCGCCGAGCGTGAGCCGGCCCTCGGCCTCCCCCACCTCGGCCTGCTCCGGGAAGAGATCGCCCGGTAGCTTCACGGTGATACCGGGAACGCCGCCATCGCCCACGAGCGTGTTGGCGCCCCCTCCGAGCACGGTGAGGGGCACGCCCTCCTCGCGCGCCAGGCGCAGCAGGGCCACGAGGGCGTCGGGCGAACGCGGACGGACGAGCGCCTCGGCCGGGCCCCCCACGCGCACGCTCGTGAGGGGCGCGAGCGGAGCGTCCGCGCTCACGTCACAGCCGGACAGGCGCCCCACCCGCTCGGGCAGGGACGAGGAGGAAACGGCCACCATGTGCCCTAGTCGCCCTTCCCCAGCCCGTGCCGCTTGAGCAGTTCGACGAGTTCCGGACCCACCTGGGTGATGTCGCCCGCGCCGAGCGTGAGCACGAGGTCTCCCTCGCGAAGCCGGGGCAACAGGGCGCGCGCCAGGTCCGTGCGCTTCTCCACGAAGGTGACGTCGCGGTGGCCGTGCTCGCGGATGGCCTCGGCCAGGGCGTCGGCGGTGGCGCCGGGGATGGGCTCCTCGCCCGCGGCATAGACGTTGGAGACGAAGAGCACGTCCGCGTCGTTGAAGGAGGTGGCGAACTCCTTGAAGAGCTCGTGGGTGCGCGTGTAGCGGTGGGGCTGGAAGGCCACCACGAGCCTGCGGCCGAAGGCGCGCCGGGCGCCCGCGAGCGTGGCCTGGACCTCGGTGGGGTGGTGCCCGTAGTCGTCCACCACGGTGATCCCCGCCACCTCGCCGCGCACGGTGAAGCGCCGCTGCACGCCGCCGAACTCGGCCAGCGCGGCGCGCACCACGTCCAGGGGCACGTCCATCTCCTCGGCCGCGGCGATGACGGCCAGGGCGTTGAGCGCGTTGTGCGCGCCCACCATGCGCACGCGGAACTCCCCGAGCGGCTCCTCCCGCCGGAAGGCCTCGAAGCGGGTGCTGAAGCCCTCGAGCCGCACGCCCTCCAGCCGGTAGTCCGCCATGTGCGAGCTGCCGTAGGTGACGAAGCGCTTCTCCAGGTGCGGCAGGAGCGACTGGACGTTGGGGTTGTCCAGGCACAGGACGTTGAGACCGTAGAAGGGCACGCGGTTGCAGAAGGACGTGAAGGCCTCCTTCAGGTTCTCCAGCGTGCCGTAGTGGTCCATGTGCTCCGGGTCGATGTTGGTGACGATGGAGATGGACGGGTGCAGGTGCAGGAAGCTGCCGTCGCTCTCGTCGGCCTCCACCACCATGAGCTCGCTCTTGCCGAGCTTGGCGTTGGAGTCGAGCACGTTCACCTTGCCACCCACCACGGCCGTGGGATCGAGGCCCGCGGCGGACAGCACGGTGGCCACCATGGAGGTGGTGGTCGTCTTGCCGTGGCTGCCCGCGACGGCGACGGCGTACTTGAGCCGCATGAGCTCCGCGAGCATCTCCGCGCGGGGGATGACGGGAATCTTGCGCTGGCGCGCGGTGAGGACCTCGGGGTTGTCCTTGCGCACGGCCGAGGAGATGACGACCACGTCCGCGTGCACGAGGTTGTCCGCGCGGTGCCCCTCGAAGAGCGTGGCGCCCAGGCGCTCGAGGCGCCGGGTGATGTCACTGGCCTTGAGGTCCGAGCCGGACACGCGGTAGCCGAGGTTGAGCAACACCTCGGCGATGCCGCTCATGCCGATGCCGCCAATGCCCACGAAGTGCACGTGCGCGGCATGACGCGTCTTGAAGAGGCTCGTGGTCCTGGCGGGGCGCTGAGTCGTCACGAAGGTATTTTCTCCTCAAGCCTGCTTTTCGTTGCCATCCGTCGGCTTGCCGTTGCCCTCGGTTTTCTTCGGGGCCGGCTTCTTCGGGCGGGGATCCTCTCCCCGCTCCACGGCGCGTCCATCCGGGCCGTACTTCTTCACCATCAGGTCCACGAGCACGTCCGCCAGCTCCTTGGCGGCCTCGGGACGGCCGAGCAGGCCCGCCTTCTTCTCCATCTGGCGCAGCCGCTCCGGCTCGTCCTTGAGACGGCGGATCTCCGCGGCCAGCTTCTGTCCCGTCAGCTCCGACTCGCGGAACATGAGGGCGGCGCCCGCGGACACCATCTCCTGGGCGTTGACCGCCTGGTGGTCATCCGTGGCGAAGGGAAAGGGGATGAGGATGCTGGCCTTCTTGGCCACCATCAGCTCGGAGAGCGTGGTGGCGCCCGCGCGGCACACGACGAGCGAGGCCTCGGCGTAGGCGCTGGACATGTCGTCGATGAACTCCACCACCTGGGCCTCGAAGCCCCGGGAGGCGTAACCCTGGCGCACCGTCTCCAGGTCCTTCTTGCCCGTCTGGTGGACGATGCGCAGCTGGCCCTTGAGGTCTCCCAGGTGCTCCAACGCGTCGAGCATCCGCTGGTTGATGCCGCGGGCGCCCAGGCTGCCGCCGAAGACGAGCAGGGAGAAGGTGTCGTGGGCCACGTGCGCGAGCAGGAAGTTGTCCATCAGCTTGCGGCGGATGGGGTTGCCCACGAGCTGCACCTTGCGCGAGGGAAAGAAGGCGCCCGCCCCCGCGAAGGCGGTGAAGACGACGCGCGCGAACCGGCCGAGCACCTTGTTGGTGAGCCCCGGCAGCGCGTTCTGCTCCTGCACCGCCGTGGGGATGCCCAGGAGCGCCGCGGCGAGCACCACCGGTCCGCTCGAGTAGCCCCCCACCCCCACCACCACGTCCGGCATGTGCTTGCGGAGGATCTTGAAGGACTCGATGAAGGCCAGGGGCAGCACGAGCAGCCCCTTGAGCAGCCCCAGCAGGCCCTTGCCCTTGAGCCCCTGGGCGCGGATGGTCTCCAGGGGGTAGCCCTCGCGGGGAACCACCCGGGCCTCCAGGCCGCGCTCGGTGCCCACGAACACCACCTGGTTGGCGTGGTGCCGCGTCACCACCTCTTCCGCCAGGGCAATGCCCGGGTAGAGATGGCCTCCCGTACCGCCTCCCGCGATGAGCACCTTCACGCCGCCACCTCCCTCAAATCACCGCCGGAGCGCTGGGGACGGTTACCGCCGCCCGGCTGCGCACTGGCACTGAGCGAGAGCAATACACCGGCCGCCCCCATCAACACCACCAGGGAAGAGCCTCCATACGACACGAAAGGGAGCGTCAGGCCCTTGGTCGGCAGCAAGCCCATCGCCACGCACATGTTCACCGTGGCCTGAAAGGCGATGATGGAGGTGATGCCCAGGCCCAGGTAGGTGCCGAACACCTCCGGGGCCGCGAGGCTCGCCCGGACGCCGCGCCAGATGATGAGGGCGTAGAGCACCACCAGCACCCCCACCCCCAAGAGGCCCAGCTCCTCGCCGATGATGGCGAAGATGAAGTCCGTGTGCGCCTCGGGCAGGAAGAAGAGCTTCTGCCGGCCGTCTCCCAGTCCCAGGCCCGTGAGGCCGCCGGAGCCAATGGACATGAGGGACTCGGCCACCTGGTAGCCGATGTCGTGCCGGTGGGCCCACGGATCCAGGAAGGCCAGCACGCGCTTCATCCGGTAGGGGCTCGTCGCGATGGCCGCGTAGGCCAGGGGCAGCGCCAGCAGCACCGAGCCCACCAGGTAGCTCACCTTGGTGCCCGCGGCGAACAGCAGGGCGAACAAGAGGAACACCAACAACACCGAGCTGCCAAAGTCCGGCTGGAGCATACAAAGTCCCACCAGGAGGCCGCACAGCAGCAGGTGCGGGAGGAATCCCACGGAGAACGTCGCCACCTTCTCGCGCTTCTTGGCCAGCGAGTAGGACAGGTAGACGACCCAGGCGAACTTGGCCACCTCGGCGGGCTGCAGGCCGAAGCCCGGCAGGCGGATCCACCGGCGCGCGCCGCCCACCGTGGTGCCGATGCCCGGAATGAGCACCAGCACGAGCAGCACCAGCGTCACGAGCAGCAGCGGGTAGGCGAGCCGCGCCAGGCGCCTCCAGCCCACCTTCATGCCCACCGCCATCGCCACCACGCCCATGGCCACCGCCAGCAACTGACGGTTGAGGAAGTAGAAGCTGTCGCCCAGCTTGTCCTGGGCCATGACGGCGCTCGCCGAGTACACCATCACCAGACCGAGCGAGACGAGCGACAGCACGGCACACAACAACAACGCGTCGAACCGCACGGGGGCGGTGGACGCGGAGGCGATGGCCTTCATGGGATCAGAGTTCCCCTACCAGGCGCTTGAAGGTGTCGCCCCGGTGCTCGAAGTTCTGGAACTGATCATAGGACGCGCAGGCGGGTGACAAAAGAATGGTGTCCCCCGCCGTCGCCAGCGCCCGGGCCTGGCGGACGGCGTCGGCGAGCGTGCCACACGGGTACACGCGAGCCACCCCCTCGTAGGCCTGGGCGAGCAACGGGGCGTCCTGGCCGATGGTGAGCACCGCCTTCACCTTGCTGCGGCCCTCCTCCACCATGGGAGCGTAGGGAGCCCCCTTGCCCTTGCCTCCCGCGATGAGGAGCACGTCCCGGGAGAAGGCGCGCAGGGCCACCAGCACCGAGTCCACGTTGGTGGCCTTGGAGTCATTCACCCACTCCACACCCTCCAGCACGCGCACGCTCTCCAGACGGTGGGGAAGTCCCGGATAGCTGTCGAGGCCCGCCTGCACCGCCGCGTGCGAGACGCCCCCCAACCGGGCCAGCAGCGCCGCCGCCATGGCGTTCTGCGTGTTGTGGCCTCCGCGCAGCGCGCGGTTGGTGAGGGTGAAGGTCTCCCCCGGGTCGCCCACGCCCTCGAAGCCGAAGCCTCCGGGCCGCGCCACCGCCAGGCCGACGAGCCGAGGCGCCTCGGCCACCGGTTGTCCGGTGAGACTGAAACCGTAGACGGGCCCGGGAGCGGACTCGGCCAGCCGCATCACGTCCGCGTCGTCCGCGTTCACCACGGCGAAATCCGCTCCGGTCTGCTGGCGCCAGATGCGGGCCTTCGCCGCGCCGTAAGCCGCGTGATCCGGGTACCGGTCGATGTGGTCCGGCGTGAGGTTGAGGATGGCGGCCCCCCGGGGCCGCAGCGAGTCGATGCCCTCGAGCTGGAAGCTGGAGAGCTCCACCACCAGCGCGTCCCAGGCCTCGGGGGTCAAGGCCGCCTCGGCGAAGGGGCGCCCGAGGTTGCCGCCGACGAACGTGCGGCCGCCGCCCTGGGCGAACAGCTCACCGGTGAGCGCCGTGGTGGTGCTCTTGCCGTTGGTGCCGGTGATGCCGAAGAGCGGCACGTGCGAGAGGAAGCGCCCGGCCAGCTCCACCTCGCCCCACACGGGCACGCCCGCGGCGCGCGCCGCCTGGAGCTCCGGCAGCGCCAGGGGCACGCCCGGGCTCACCACCACGAGCCGGTGCGATTCGAGCAGACCCGGCGGCGGAGGGGCGGTGACGAGCGTGACGCCCTGGGCCTTGAGTTCGCGCGCCGTCGCGCCCAGGGCCTCCTCGGTCCGAGCATCGAGCGCCGTCACGCGCGCGCCCTTCTGGACCAGCAGACGGATGGCGGCCAGACCACTCTTGGCCAACCCGTACACGGCCACCTTCGAGTCCCGCAGCAGGTCGGGCGTCATGCGCGCCATGCTCCTTCGCGACTAGCGCAATTTGAGTGACAGCAAGGCCACGCCGCCACAGAGGATGGCGACGATCCAGAAGCGCACGATGATCTTCGGCTCGGCGATGCCCTTGAGCTCGAAGTGGTGGTGCACCGGCGCCATCTTGAAGACGCGCTTGCCGGTGAGCTTGAAGGAGGTGACCTGGATCATCACGCTGAGGATCTCCGCGAAGAAGACCCCGTGGATGATGGCGGACACCACCTCGTTCTTGGACAGCACCGCGAGGCCCCCGAGCGCCCCGCCCAGCGCGAGCGAGCCGATGTCGCCCATGAAGACGGAGGCCGGGTAGGCGTTGAACCAGAGGAAGGAGATGCCCGCGCCCACGATGCTGGCGCAGAAGATGGACAGTTCCGCGCCACCGGGCACCTGGGGCACGCCC from Melittangium boletus DSM 14713 includes the following:
- the ftsW gene encoding putative lipid II flippase FtsW; its protein translation is MKAIASASTAPVRFDALLLCAVLSLVSLGLVMVYSASAVMAQDKLGDSFYFLNRQLLAVAMGVVAMAVGMKVGWRRLARLAYPLLLVTLVLLVLVLIPGIGTTVGGARRWIRLPGFGLQPAEVAKFAWVVYLSYSLAKKREKVATFSVGFLPHLLLCGLLVGLCMLQPDFGSSVLLVFLLFALLFAAGTKVSYLVGSVLLALPLAYAAIATSPYRMKRVLAFLDPWAHRHDIGYQVAESLMSIGSGGLTGLGLGDGRQKLFFLPEAHTDFIFAIIGEELGLLGVGVLVVLYALIIWRGVRASLAAPEVFGTYLGLGITSIIAFQATVNMCVAMGLLPTKGLTLPFVSYGGSSLVVLMGAAGVLLSLSASAQPGGGNRPQRSGGDLREVAA
- the murG gene encoding undecaprenyldiphospho-muramoylpentapeptide beta-N-acetylglucosaminyltransferase, with translation MKVLIAGGGTGGHLYPGIALAEEVVTRHHANQVVFVGTERGLEARVVPREGYPLETIRAQGLKGKGLLGLLKGLLVLPLAFIESFKILRKHMPDVVVGVGGYSSGPVVLAAALLGIPTAVQEQNALPGLTNKVLGRFARVVFTAFAGAGAFFPSRKVQLVGNPIRRKLMDNFLLAHVAHDTFSLLVFGGSLGARGINQRMLDALEHLGDLKGQLRIVHQTGKKDLETVRQGYASRGFEAQVVEFIDDMSSAYAEASLVVCRAGATTLSELMVAKKASILIPFPFATDDHQAVNAQEMVSAGAALMFRESELTGQKLAAEIRRLKDEPERLRQMEKKAGLLGRPEAAKELADVLVDLMVKKYGPDGRAVERGEDPRPKKPAPKKTEGNGKPTDGNEKQA
- the murD gene encoding UDP-N-acetylmuramoyl-L-alanine--D-glutamate ligase, giving the protein MTPDLLRDSKVAVYGLAKSGLAAIRLLVQKGARVTALDARTEEALGATARELKAQGVTLVTAPPPPGLLESHRLVVVSPGVPLALPELQAARAAGVPVWGEVELAGRFLSHVPLFGITGTNGKSTTTALTGELFAQGGGRTFVGGNLGRPFAEAALTPEAWDALVVELSSFQLEGIDSLRPRGAAILNLTPDHIDRYPDHAAYGAAKARIWRQQTGADFAVVNADDADVMRLAESAPGPVYGFSLTGQPVAEAPRLVGLAVARPGGFGFEGVGDPGETFTLTNRALRGGHNTQNAMAAALLARLGGVSHAAVQAGLDSYPGLPHRLESVRVLEGVEWVNDSKATNVDSVLVALRAFSRDVLLIAGGKGKGAPYAPMVEEGRSKVKAVLTIGQDAPLLAQAYEGVARVYPCGTLADAVRQARALATAGDTILLSPACASYDQFQNFEHRGDTFKRLVGEL
- the murB gene encoding UDP-N-acetylmuramate dehydrogenase codes for the protein MVAVSSSSLPERVGRLSGCDVSADAPLAPLTSVRVGGPAEALVRPRSPDALVALLRLAREEGVPLTVLGGGANTLVGDGGVPGITVKLPGDLFPEQAEVGEAEGRLTLGAGAAIVRLCNQMRAHGLVGAEFLAGIPGTLGGAVTMNAGTKNGECFRVVEAVEVATAEGVGWLSKAEIPHRYRHSDLPPGGVVTRVRFLLPKGDLVASKKVMDEDLAYRKRSQPLSQPNFGSVFTNPPGDFAGRLIESVHLKGYIIGRAQVSPLHANWIVNLGGASAHDVLSLLTLMRTRVKEERGVELQPEVKRVGVFLP
- a CDS encoding cell division protein FtsQ/DivIB — encoded protein: MAFGQPKNRRHQDVAQKKEAMKGAVRTHGPGLAKAILLTGLTCALVWGSIELRHWALTSPFFLLKETSFSGLQRAHAGELLKLSGLTVGQNLWSLDVAALERAMDTHPWVRDVKVRRHFPSSVSVEVSEHVPAALAVLSDLYLLDEDAEPFKRLQPGDGLDLVLITGMEREAYLSDESRTRERLREALAVLRAYAATQPGKRDRLSEVRVVPEGMVLVLADGTEVLLGQGETDAKLKRLARVRDELKSRGLAADVIHLENRARPGWVAVKLSSPVSERTGASAQ
- a CDS encoding D-alanine--D-alanine ligase is translated as MSTLSKDELKRKRVGVLLGGLSSEREVSLRSGAAVAKALRGLGYDVVEIDVGRDLAARLVAEKVEVAFIALHGRFGEDGCVQGLLECLAIPYTGSGVLASSLAMDKVFAKQIFVAHGIPTPPYRAFSSKEEALAAVDSLPFGLPVVVKPSREGSSVGVHLCKTREAYLAAVEDAAGRAGTLLVEQYIKGREVQGGVLDDEALGVIEVVAAREFYDYEAKYQSGGTTRYLFPAPLPPEQYARVNDVCLGAHRALGCSGGSRSDVILTPSGDVYLLETNTLPGMTESSLLPKIAAGRGIDFPGLCERLLQGASVKA
- the murC gene encoding UDP-N-acetylmuramate--L-alanine ligase, with protein sequence MTTQRPARTTSLFKTRHAAHVHFVGIGGIGMSGIAEVLLNLGYRVSGSDLKASDITRRLERLGATLFEGHRADNLVHADVVVISSAVRKDNPEVLTARQRKIPVIPRAEMLAELMRLKYAVAVAGSHGKTTTTSMVATVLSAAGLDPTAVVGGKVNVLDSNAKLGKSELMVVEADESDGSFLHLHPSISIVTNIDPEHMDHYGTLENLKEAFTSFCNRVPFYGLNVLCLDNPNVQSLLPHLEKRFVTYGSSHMADYRLEGVRLEGFSTRFEAFRREEPLGEFRVRMVGAHNALNALAVIAAAEEMDVPLDVVRAALAEFGGVQRRFTVRGEVAGITVVDDYGHHPTEVQATLAGARRAFGRRLVVAFQPHRYTRTHELFKEFATSFNDADVLFVSNVYAAGEEPIPGATADALAEAIREHGHRDVTFVEKRTDLARALLPRLREGDLVLTLGAGDITQVGPELVELLKRHGLGKGD